The sequence AACCAGCCAGGGCAGTTACTTCAGCTATTCCATGACCCATCGTACCTGACCCTATGACTGCGACCTTCCTAATTTTCGTGCTCATCAATTGCTCTGGCTCCTAGGTAAGTTATTAAGTGCGATCTCAATTTACTCAAATTATTTGTGTCGAGGGTGTATATAATGAATATAGTGATAATGGCTAAGCAATAATGAACAGAGGGGCATTATTATTTAAGGCGTTTTTCGAGGAGTAATATGGGAATTATGAGGGAAGTTGCGGTTGTTGGGGTTGGCCATGCGAAATTTGGGCGTAGAACCGACACAACCCTGGGTGAATTGGCTTGGGAGGCCGTTAAGGAGGCCCTAGAGGATGCAAGGCTTGATCAGAGGGATATTCAGTACTTCGTCGTTGGTAACGCGGGTGGTTGGAGCGCCGAGTCCTTACCCGCCGTGGTTGTTGGCGAATACTGCGGGTTAAGTCCGAAGGGTACTATGAGGGTTGAGGCAGCATGTGCCACTGGTAGTGCTGCTCTCTATAATGCCTACTTAGCCGTGGCCTCAGGAATGGCTGACATAGCCATGGCCATCGGTGTGGAGAAGATGTACGAGTCACCAACACCAACAGTTGTTGAGTTCATTGGCAGGGCAGGTAATTACTTCTGGGAATTTGAGAACTTCGGTTTAACGTTTCCAGGTTATTATGCACTATACATGACTGCCTACATGAACAGGTTTGGAGCCACCGAGGAGGACTTCTGCAAAGTAGCCGTTAAAAACCATCACTATGGTTCAATAAACCCAAAGGCCCAGTTCTATGGCACGAAAATAACCATCGACCAATGCCTTAAGTCCAGGTATGTGGCCTGGCCCATCAAGCTCTACGACGCAAGCCCAATAACTGACGGGGCAGCCGCGGCGATACTAGTCAGTGAGGATTTGGCTAGGAAGATAACGGATACGCCCGTGTGGATTAGGTCCGTAGGCGTCGCCACGGGCACGGCAAACCTAAGCAAGAGACCAGACTTCATAGGACTAGATGCCGCATACCAAGCAGCCGAACAAGCATTCAAGAGAATAGGCATCGAACACAAAGACACTTGGAAGTACTTCGATGTGGCTGACGTACATGACTGCTTCACAATAGCCGAAGTCATGGCATACGAAGACCTAGGCTTTGTGGAAAGAGGCATGGGCATACAATTAATTAGAAATGGGCAAACATATAAAGGCGGTTTGATACCTGTTAATTTAGACGGTGGACTAAAAGCAAA is a genomic window of Vulcanisaeta souniana JCM 11219 containing:
- a CDS encoding thiolase domain-containing protein → MREVAVVGVGHAKFGRRTDTTLGELAWEAVKEALEDARLDQRDIQYFVVGNAGGWSAESLPAVVVGEYCGLSPKGTMRVEAACATGSAALYNAYLAVASGMADIAMAIGVEKMYESPTPTVVEFIGRAGNYFWEFENFGLTFPGYYALYMTAYMNRFGATEEDFCKVAVKNHHYGSINPKAQFYGTKITIDQCLKSRYVAWPIKLYDASPITDGAAAAILVSEDLARKITDTPVWIRSVGVATGTANLSKRPDFIGLDAAYQAAEQAFKRIGIEHKDTWKYFDVADVHDCFTIAEVMAYEDLGFVERGMGIQLIRNGQTYKGGLIPVNLDGGLKAKGHPIGATGTSMAVEMTKQLRQSVEPRDRQADIYTGWALSHNVGGTGHYAYITIYSLDKDGSPKVKPRR